A window of the Arachis duranensis cultivar V14167 chromosome 5, aradu.V14167.gnm2.J7QH, whole genome shotgun sequence genome harbors these coding sequences:
- the LOC107490533 gene encoding methylecgonone reductase-like, with protein sequence MEAKKKIPEVILNSGEKMPAIGYGTAVIPLPATESLPPTYVDAFEAGYTHFDTAALYGTEVPLGQALAKALELGIVNHRDEVFITSKLWCNNAHHDLVLPALKTTLKNLGLEYVDLYLIHMPVRLKPEVDGVLEIRKEDLLPFDMKGTWEAMEECQRLGLARSIGVSNFGIKKLTHLLENTTIPPAVNQVEMSPTWQQGKLREFCKQKGIHVSAWSPLGAYREFYGINSVMDNPILKDIANSRHKSVPQIALRWIHEQGVTPIVRSFNKERMRQNLEIFDWELSKEESEKMCQIPQCRMFKGEAFVSENGPYKSVEELWDGDP encoded by the exons ATGGAAGCAAAGAAGAAGATCCCAGAAGTGATTCTAAACTCAGGGGAGAAGATGCCAGCGATAGGGTATGGAACTGCAGTGATTCCTCTTCCAGCAACAGAGTCTCTTCCCCCAACATATGTTGATGCCTTTGAAGCTGGATACACACACTTCGACACTGCTGCTTTGTATGGAACCGAGGTCCCTCTAGGCCAGGCTTTGGCCAAGGCTTTAGAGCTAGGAATCGTAAACCACCGCGACGAAGTGTTCATCACTTCCAAGCTATGGTGCAACAATGCTCACCATGACCTTGTTCTTCCAGCTCTAAAGACCACACTTAA GAACTTGGGGCTGGAGTATGTAGATCTCTACTTGATTCATATGCCAGTGAGGTTGAAACCTGAAGTTGATGGAGTTCTTGAAATAAGAAAGGAGGATTTGCTTCCCTTTGACATGAAAGGAACATGGGAAGCCATGGAAGAGTGTCAAAGATTAGGCTTAGCCAGATCCATTGGTGTAAGCAACTTTGGCATTAAAAAACTCACACACCTCTTAGAAAACACAACTATTCCTCCAGCTGTCAACCAG GTGGAAATGAGCCCAACATGGCAGCAGGGGAAGCTTAGAGAATTTTGCAAGCAGAAAGGAATCCATGTGAGTGCATGGTCACCATTAGGAGCTTACAGAGAATTCTATGGTATAAATTCCGTTATGGACAATCCAATCCTTAAGGACATAGCCAATTCAAGACACAAGAGTGTGCCTCAG ATAGCACTAAGATGGATACATGAGCAAGGGGTAACTCCCATTGTGAGAAGCTTCAACAAGGAGAGGATGAGACAAAACCTTGAAATATTTGACTGGGAATTAAGCAAAGAAGAATCAGAAAAAATGTGCCAGATTCCACAGTGTAGGATGTTTAAGGGAGAAGCCTTTGTATCAGAAAATGGTCCATACAAGTCAGTGGAAGAACTCTGGGATGGTGATCCGTGA
- the LOC107490532 gene encoding methylecgonone reductase-like, which yields MPMIGLGTSVTPLPPHQTLIQIFIDAFEAGYTHFDTAFLYGTEEPLGIALAKALELGIVNSRHEAFITFKLWCNNAYHDLVLPALKTTLKKLGLDYLDLYLIHMPVRLKPEVDGVLEIRKENLLPFDMKGTWEAMEECQRLGLARSIGVSGNEPIMATRKLIEFCKQKRIHLAAWSPLGSYTKSWDMKTGSRDRTSESRSRSRGNVFRDSLVITLYPDILYPNYVAPSAILPQPPTALATEPMEYDILIKKIYDHRIARRLQQMMQDICQGRDHLTIWLCSDFKKELDVHFSTDEGWGSSVGV from the exons ATGCCAATGATAGGTCTAGGAACTTCAGTAACTCCTCTTCCACCACATCAAACTCTCATCCAAATCTTCATTGATGCCTTTGAAGCTGGCTACACACACTTTGACACTGCTTTCCTTTATGGAACTGAAGAGCCTCTAGGCATAGCTTTGGCCAAGGCCTTAGAGCTTGGAATCGTAAACAGCCGCCATGAAGCCTTCATCACTTTCAAACTTTGGTGCAACAATGCTTATCATGACCTTGTCCTTCCAGCACTCAAGACCACACTCAA GAAACTTGGGTTGGACTATTTAGACCTCTACTTGATTCATATGCCAGTGAGGTTGAAACCTGAAGTTGATGGAGTTCTTGAAATAAGAAAGGAGAATTTGCTTCCCTTTGACATGAAAGGAACATGGGAAGCCATGGAAGAATGTCAAAGATTAGGCTTAGCCAGATCCATTGGTGTAA GTGGAAATGAGCCCATCATGGCAACAAGGAAACTCATAGAATTTTGCAAGCAGAAAAGAATCCATTTGGCTGCATGGTCACCATTAGGATCTTACACAAAATCATGGG ATATGAAGACAGGTAGCAGAGATAGAACTAGTGAGTCTCGTAGTCGTAGTAGAGGGAATGTCTTCAGGGACTCCTTAGTCATCACTCTATACCCCGATATCCTCTACCCAAACTACGTGGCTCCTTCTGCTATTCTCCCCCAGCCCCCTACAGCTCTAGCGACAGAGCCCATG GAATATGATATCTTGATCAAGAAGATCTACGACCACCGGATAGCTAGGCGACTTCAGCAGATGATGCAGGACATTTGTCAGGGGCGCGACCACCTCACGATTTGGCTCTGTTCAGACTTTAAGAAGGAACTGGACGTTCATTTTAGTACTGATGAGGGGTGGGGTTCAAGCGTCGGCGTCTGA
- the LOC107490469 gene encoding pentatricopeptide repeat-containing protein At1g05670, mitochondrial-like, which produces MAISSSPFTGSTKPRAFHMADTCYPVVEEGVFELDVFTYTTMIRGFYKIDMIHSAFKVFDEMCYAPNSITYNTLIHRFCKNSDIEGAQRIFDRIVKVGGQSYKSDVVTYTTLIDGYSKKGEFCEALECMKEMVKQGCHSNVLIYNALIEGLCLGENVYEAMKMMTRMRLNGLEDNVTTNTGIMKGFCIVGKSEEAIMHLKKMDVVSVLSNGKDGQKIILRTTMSPGGQF; this is translated from the exons ATGGCGATATCAAGTTCGCCATTTACTGGTTCCACAAAGCCAAGAGCTTTTCACATGGCCGATACTTGTTATCCT GTTGTGGAGGAGGGTGTATTTGAGCTCGACGTGTTCACTTATACCACCATGATTAGGGGCTTCTACAAAATAGACATGATCCACAGTGCATTCAAGGTGTTCGATGAAATGTGCTATGCGCCCAATTCGATTACTTACAACACTTTGATTCACAGGTTTTGTAAGAACAGTGATATAGAGGGTGCCCAAAGGATTTTTGATAGAATAGTAAAAGTAGGGGGTCAGAGTTATAAGTCGGATGTGGTGACTTATACTACTTTGATTGATGGATATTCAAAGAAAGGTGAGTTCTGCGAAGCTTTAGAGTGTATGAAGGAGATGGTAAAACAGGGTTGTCATTCAAATGTGTTAATTTATAATGCGTTGATTGAAGGCCTTTGCTTGGGTGAGAATGTGTACGAGGCCATGAAGATGATGACTAGGATGCGATTGAATGGTTTAGAAGACAATGTTACCACAAACACCGGCATCATGAAGGGTTTTTGCATTGTGGGAAAGTCTGAAGAAGCTATCATGCATTTGAAGAAAATGGATGTCGTTTCAGTCCTCTCCAATGGCAAAGATGGCCAGAAAATTATTTTACGGACCACTATGAGTCCCGGAGGACAATTTTAG